The DNA sequence GGCCAGCAGCGCCTCAAGCTGCGCGATGCGCGCGTCCTTGGCGGCCAGCTGGGCTTCCAATTCGGCGATTCGAGCGTCCCGAGGATCGAGCTGGGTCACCCCCTGGGTAGACCATGCGGGCCCCTACCTTGTCGATAGGCGGGGGGCCTGAACGGTTACAAAGCGTGGGACGCGGACTTCGCGGTGTTCTCACCGTACAAAGTCTTCGGTCCTCATTTGGGCTGCATGTACATCCGCCAAAGGCTGTTGCCGCTCCTCCCGGCGGACAAATTGTGGTTCGTGCCCGAGGACAGCCCCCTGAAGTTCGAGCCCGGCACCGCCAACCACGAGGGCCTGGCGGGCTGATTGGGCGCCTTGCGCTACCTGCACGAGGTGCTGGGTGAAGGGATGTCGGGGCGTGCCGGGCTAGAAGTGTGTTGAGCTAACGAGCCAGGGGCGTCGGGCAGACTGCTCGGCGCCTGCTGCCTCCACGGGGAGCGAGCCCGCCGCTACGTGGCGACCGTGGCTCGGTACAGTTTCAGCAGATTGTGGGTCAGGCAGATGAGCGCCCACTCCCCCCGGGCCTTCGCCAGCCCTCGCAGCAGCAGTTGCCGAAAGCATCTCACCTGCTTGATTTGTCCAAAGGGTGCCTCTGCCACCGCCTTTCGGCGTGTGTACACCGCCCGGCCTTTCTTCGTCCTCAGCCGCCGGGCCATCCAGTCCTTGAGGCTCAAGTCCCGGGGCATTCGGCCCCCCCTCACCGGCACGGGCTCTTCGCCGTGCTTCAGCCGCCCCGTGGCCAGGTACGCATCGATTCCCAGGCACGTGGCTCTCACCACGTTGTCCTCGCTGAAGTAGCCCGCGTCGGCCGTCACCACCCCGGGTACTCCTGCGCAGTTCTCCACCACCTGCTCCATCAGCGGCACGAAGTGCTCCACGTCCGGCGCCTGGTTCGTCAGCGCTTGCGCCACGATGATCTGGTGGCCCTCATCCACCGCTGCCTGCGCGTTGTAGCCCTGGATGAAGCCTCCTTGCGTCTTCTGGATTCGGCTCTCCGGGTCGGTGAAGTTGCGCTGCGCCTGGGGCTTGGGCTTGCCGTGCTTGTCCGTGGGCACCTGGTGGCTCGGCAGCCGCGTCGGCCCAGAGGGCGGCGGCTCCTGCTCGTCCTTCTGCTTCTTCTTCGCCTCCTGCTGCGCCTGCCGGACCGCTTGGGCCTCTGCTTCCAGCTCCGCCTTGGCCTGACGGATTTTCTTCAGCCGACTCTCCGCCCGCCTCAGCTCCTGCGGCAGCTCGTCTCCCCGCTTCTTCTTGCCGTACAGCCG is a window from the Stigmatella aurantiaca genome containing:
- a CDS encoding IS1182 family transposase, with amino-acid sequence MSKVYRPYQPEQSELLPPSPREWLPEEHLSYFILDTVKEMDLKVLLEKYERELRGYPSYHPRMLVGLLLYGYCVGVASSRRLERKTYEDVAFRIIAAGQHPDHTAIAEFRRRHLKELSGLFMQVLALCQKAGLVKLGHVALDGTKLKANASKHKAMSYERMQQREQELTQKVDELMKAAEEADAAEDRLYGKKKRGDELPQELRRAESRLKKIRQAKAELEAEAQAVRQAQQEAKKKQKDEQEPPPSGPTRLPSHQVPTDKHGKPKPQAQRNFTDPESRIQKTQGGFIQGYNAQAAVDEGHQIIVAQALTNQAPDVEHFVPLMEQVVENCAGVPGVVTADAGYFSEDNVVRATCLGIDAYLATGRLKHGEEPVPVRGGRMPRDLSLKDWMARRLRTKKGRAVYTRRKAVAEAPFGQIKQVRCFRQLLLRGLAKARGEWALICLTHNLLKLYRATVAT